The region CCGTCTTGACCTGTAATGCCTGTAATTAAAGCTTTTTTCATAAGCACTCCTTTTAGGCTACTTTTCATACCTCTTGCTCCTTTCTTGGCCTACCCTTTGGGTTCAAAGTTGATTCCAATTAGTGACTTTAAGCATCTTCTCCCCGCTTTTTATTCTGCTTGCAATGCTAAAATCTTTGCCCTACATTTACCTGAAAAACTTTTTTAGTTCTTCTCGAAATAACTCCAAGCGTGGCAATTCTTCTTTATCCCTCTGTCGCCCGGATCGTTTTTTACTTTCTATAATGTCATCAATTGAAGCACAAGGGAAGAAATCTTCAACAAGTTTGCTCCTGTTCTTTGCAGTATCATATGATTCTATCCCATCCGGTGCAAAAACTATATCTAAGGGGAATGGTCCGCCTCTTATTTGAATAAAATCTTTTCCGGCAAGGATTGCATCTTCTAAATTTTTATCCAGAGCAAATCCCAATTCTTTCAATGCCTTGAGAACATTCTCACAGTTAGTTTTATCTTTTTTCGGGAAAATATCTATATCCTGGGTTGTACCAGGGTAACCGTAAAGGATTGCTCCAAATTTTCCAATGAATAAATATTCTACATTAAATTTTCTAAGAGTCTCAACTATCTTTTTTACTTTTTCAATCATTTTACCCGATAATATCCTAAGTATTTAGGTAATGCAGTATCTAACCACTGACGATAGTCTTCCATTTTGTCAAATATTCGATAAGGTAAATTATCAATAATTGGAAGTTTAATTTGGAGTAAACCAAATTCTATCCTTTCTTCAACAGTCCTTGATAATCCATCAAGAAAATCAAGTCTAAGATGTTCCTCCTCAGTAGTTTTGCCTATTTGGTACATAATTTTCTGCATTGTATTATCTTCCTGTGTCCTTCTTTTTAACCCATATTTTGCATTAGAAATGCAAAATATGGGTTAAATAAGTCATGAACCCTGAGTGAACCCTGAATTATTTCTGTAAAAAAACATAATAAGAATATTTTCCTCCGCTTTTTCTTCCCTTTCTTTCTATTAACCTTTTGCTTAACAAATAATTCAAATCCCTCTGAGCGGTCGCCTTTGACACACCCGTCAATTCAATCCGTTACCCCTGTTGGTAATGTGATATATAAATCTATCAGCTAATCCTCTAGCAACTCTCGGCATTGCTTATGTCCATTCTTTACATTGAAAAAGTAGCCTGTCCCCTTTTCTCCCTCGTATATCCTGAATTCCTTCAGTATGCGCCTTATAAGATTACAATGGTCATCAGCGTCGTATATTAAAAAATTATTATTATAGCCGAGCGCCTTTATCTCTTTTCTGAGTATCCTGTTGCACTGCGAATGGAATGTGCCTATCCATGAACCGTCCATATCCTTTCCGATAAGCCGGGCTATTCTGCGATTCATCTCATCGGAGGCCCTGTTTATAAAGGTGACAGTAAATATTGAATGCGGAGAAACCTTGTTTGATTTTGTATGATATGCAAACTTATGAGTGATGACCCTTGTCTTGCCGCTGCCGGCGCCGGCAAGCACAAGAAGAGGACTTCCTTCATGGAGCACCGCTTCTTTTTGCTGGGGATTCAGGTCGTTCAATAAAATCTCTTTTGACATTGCGGCTCTTTCTTTAGATTAACAAATACAGACTATGTGTGTCCATAAACGCATCTCATTCAGGCCTGCGACAAATTTGTTGGTATTTTGAAAACCCCTCTTTGGAAAAGAGGGGCGAGGGGAGATTTTAAGGAAAAATTACTACCATAAAATCCCCCTTCATCCCCCTTTACCAAAGGGGGAATATTGATAGTTATGTGCCTTTACCAACAAATTTGTCGCACACGCATCTCACTCAACGGTTACACTTTTAGCCAGATTTCTGGGCTGGTCAACATCGCATCCTCTCAGCACTCCTATATGATATGCAAGAAGCTGCAGCGGGATTGCCATCAAAATTGCCGACAGAAAAGAATTAGTCTCAGGCACAGAGATGCAATAATCGGAACGGCTGCATACCTCTTTGTTGCCCTCGTCAGTTACTGCTATAATCCTGCCCCCCCTGCTTCTTACTTCTTCTATATTAGATAGAACTTTCTCATAAAGTCTACCCCTTGGCACTAAAAATACAGATGGAAGAACCTCGTCAACAAGCGCTATCGGGCCATGTTTCATTTCTCCAGCTGGATACCCCTCAGCATGAATGTAAGATATTTCCTTGAGTTTAAGCGCGCCTTCAAGCGCAATGGGATAATTTATCCCCCTCCCCATATACAGAAAATCATCAGCCTTAAACAGTTCCTTTGCTACGCGTTCAATTACATTATCCGCTGCAAGAATTTTCTCAACCAGCCCCGGCAGAAAAAGGAGATCCCTGAGCAATCCCATGGCTGAATCACTGTTTACAGCTCCCTTAAGCCTGCCGAGCCCCACTGCAAAGAGATAAAGCCCTACTATCTGTGTGGTGAATGCCTTTGTTGATGCAACACCTATCTCGGGCCCTGAATGAGTATAGAACACAGCGTCAGCCTCCCTTGATGCAGTGCTGCCCACAACATTGCATATGCTCAGAGTCTTTGCCCCAAGCCTCTTTGCTTCTCTCTGGGCTGCAAGCGTATCTGCTGTTTCTCCTGACTGCGTTATAGCTATTAGAATGCTGTCTTGCCCAATCACAGGGTTCCTGTACCTGAATTCTGATGCTATATCAACCTCTACAGGAACCCTTGCCAATTCCTCTATTATATATTTTCCGACAAGGGCGGCATGCCATGACGTGCCGCACGCAGCAATAAAAATCTTTTGTGCCTTTCTAAGGTCTTCCTCTTTTATGCCAAACTCATCCATATTCACTTGACCGCTTTCAGGGTAAAACCTTCCCCTTAAAGTATCCGCAATCGCCCTTGGCTGTTCATATATCTCTTTTAGCATAAAATGTTTGTAACCGCCTTTTTCAGCCATAGCAGGGCTCCATGAAACAGAAACGACTTCCTTCTGAACAGGCGCACCGTCAAGGGTTGTTACAACCACGCCGTCACCTGTCATTACAACCATTTCTCCATCATCAAGATATATCACATCTCGTGAATAATTGAGGAATGCAGGCACATCTGATGCAAGGAAAAATTCTCCGTCGCCAAGACCGACAACAAGCGGACTGTCCTTTCTTACCCCAACAATTTTGCCGCGTTCTTTTTCATTTATCACTGCAAGCGCATATGCGCCCCTGACCTCCTTAAGCGCTTTTCTGACAGCATCTTCCAGAGGATAATCAGCCGCGTATTTTTCTATCAGATGGCATAGAACCTCTGTGTCGGTCTCTGAGGTAAATTTATACCCTTCATCTATCAGTTTCTTTTTAAGCGGCAGGTAATTTTCTATTATCCCGTTGTGCACAATTATTATCCCGTCTGACTTGTGAGGATGCGCATTTTCTTCTGACGGTTTTCCATGAGTCGCCCATCTTGTGTGTCCTATGGCAGTAGCGCTGAACGGTTTGTCAGAGTCTATAATAGAATACAGGTCTTTAATCTTTCCTGTGCACTTCCTGATTTCAACGCCTTTCTCAGTGAAAAAAGCGACACCCGCAGAATCATAGCCCCTGTATTCCAGGCGCTTGAGCCCTTCAAGTATTATTGAAACCGCATTCTTTTTGCCTGTATAACCTATTATCCCGCACATATCAAGACAGTGAATAGTGAATAGTGAACAGTGAATAGTTTTTACTGACACTGATAACTATAGTAAAGGCATTAAATAAGTTGACATCAAATCCCCCTTACCCCCCTTTACTAAAGGGGGGATGGGGGGATTATGGTAATGTTCTTTTTACCGTTACTATAACACTGACACCTTAACTATTATCTCCTTTCACTTTCATTTTTTTAGAAGGTTATTTAATTCATCGCAAAATTTTTCAAAACAATCTATCTCGCTAAGTTTTTCATATACTTGTTCATTATCCACTTTCACATAATGATGCACAAGTAAGTTTCTGAACTTTGCCATAACCGACATCTTTGCAATAATGTCTTGAGAGAAAAAGCCTGACTCTTCAAGAAGTTCAAAACAATTACCGTAGGCTGTTGGCGCCTTTTTAAAAAGTTTTGCAGTCAGATGATAGCAAATGTCAATGGCTGCCTGTCCTGCTATAATGAAGCAGTATTTAGTATCCCTTACTATGATCGGGGACGCTAAAAAGGTTTGTTTATCAATCTCTTTATATGCATTAAGAGTATCCATTGAGGTTTTTATCTCAGATATATATGCCGCTATCCTGTCCTTATCTATCATGCGGTTACGATGTCCTCTAATACATATCTGCTTGAAATGGCATGGTCATGATAAAGCGACCATGTTTTAACGACAAAATCTGTCCATAATGTCTCTTTTTTATTAAACAACAAAATGCCTTGTGTAACACGAAAGGCTAAAGGCAGCGGAGCGTCATTCAAAACAACCGCGTC is a window of bacterium Unc6 DNA encoding:
- a CDS encoding glutamine--fructose-6-phosphate transaminase (isomerizing), which produces MCGIIGYTGKKNAVSIILEGLKRLEYRGYDSAGVAFFTEKGVEIRKCTGKIKDLYSIIDSDKPFSATAIGHTRWATHGKPSEENAHPHKSDGIIIVHNGIIENYLPLKKKLIDEGYKFTSETDTEVLCHLIEKYAADYPLEDAVRKALKEVRGAYALAVINEKERGKIVGVRKDSPLVVGLGDGEFFLASDVPAFLNYSRDVIYLDDGEMVVMTGDGVVVTTLDGAPVQKEVVSVSWSPAMAEKGGYKHFMLKEIYEQPRAIADTLRGRFYPESGQVNMDEFGIKEEDLRKAQKIFIAACGTSWHAALVGKYIIEELARVPVEVDIASEFRYRNPVIGQDSILIAITQSGETADTLAAQREAKRLGAKTLSICNVVGSTASREADAVFYTHSGPEIGVASTKAFTTQIVGLYLFAVGLGRLKGAVNSDSAMGLLRDLLFLPGLVEKILAADNVIERVAKELFKADDFLYMGRGINYPIALEGALKLKEISYIHAEGYPAGEMKHGPIALVDEVLPSVFLVPRGRLYEKVLSNIEEVRSRGGRIIAVTDEGNKEVCSRSDYCISVPETNSFLSAILMAIPLQLLAYHIGVLRGCDVDQPRNLAKSVTVE